From a single Macrobrachium rosenbergii isolate ZJJX-2024 chromosome 9, ASM4041242v1, whole genome shotgun sequence genomic region:
- the LOC136842029 gene encoding uncharacterized protein, whose product MGDIGTQRYWKRWASTSKKPESPRKIEMRGALSAHLTPNENQCNGFYTTSVCESLKKVPAIEAEISTQILKLVQLSSGFDQQREWQNLDRFRRRSGLKKLRAFPKLFNICILQLKWKFPQPLPAAILHNVASVIRLASMSDHSGSETDESLVVYNNILGMECDVDVFFARARERVLTSLRCEVLELKEKVFNLENRCELMRAENEALRQQIPDAGPGVILGHVAPQNEP is encoded by the exons atgggggaTATTGGAAcacagaggtactggaaaagATGGGCCTCAACATCCAAGAAGCCAGAGAGTCCTCGCAAGATAGAGATGAGGGGCGCACTGTCTGCT CACTTGACACCCAACGAGAACCAGTGTAATGGGTTTTATACAACGAGTGTTTGCGAGTCCCTAAAAAAAGTTCCAGCCATTGAAGCTGAAATTTCGACACAAATCTTAAAACTAGTACAGTTGTCCAGCGGTTTCGATCAGCAAAGGGAGTGGCAGAACTTGGATCGTTTTCGAAGGCGTTCAGGTTTGAAG AAATTGAGAGCCTTTCCAAAACTGTTTAACATCTGCATTCTTCAACTGAAGTGGAAATTTCCGCAGCCTCTCCCAGCTGCCATTCTACATAACGTCGCATCTGTAATTCGATTGGCAAGTATGTCCGACCACTCCGGATCTGAAACGGACGAGTCTCTCGTCGTGTACAACAACATCCTGGGCATGGAGTGTGACGTCGACGTCTTCTTCGCGAGGGCGAGGGAGCGAGTCCTGACCTCGCTGAGGTGCGAGGTCCTGGAGCTGAAGGAGAAGGTCTTTAACCTGGAGAATAGGTGTGAGCTCATGAGGGCGGAGAATGAAGCTCTTCGTCAGCAGATACCCGATGCTGGACCGGGCGTGATCCTGGGGCATGTGGCCCCGCAAAATGAACCCTAA